One segment of Arvicanthis niloticus isolate mArvNil1 chromosome 5, mArvNil1.pat.X, whole genome shotgun sequence DNA contains the following:
- the Spsb1 gene encoding SPRY domain-containing SOCS box protein 1, which produces MGQKVTGGIKTVDMRDPTYRPLKQELQSLDYCKPTRLDLLLDMPPVSYDVQLLHSWNNNDRSLNVFVKEDDKLIFHRHPVAQSTDAIRGKVGYTRGLHVWQITWAMRQRGTHAVVGVATADAPLHSVGYTTLVGNNHESWGWDLGRNRLYHDGKNQPSKTYPAFLEPDETFIVPDSFLVALDMDDGTLSFIVDGQYMGVAFRGLKGKKLYPVVSAVWGHCEIRMRYLNGLDPEPLPLMDLCRRSVRLALGKERLGAIPALPLPASLKAYLLYQ; this is translated from the exons ATGGGTCAGAAGGTCACGGGAGGGATCAAGACTGTGGACATGCGGGACCCCACATACCGGCCTCTAAAGCAGGAGCTCCAGAGTCTGGATTATTGCAAGCCCACCCGGCTGGACCTGCTGCTCGACATGCCCCCCGTGTCCTACGACGTCCAGCTGCTCCACTCCTGGAACAATAATGACCGTTCGCTCAACGTCTTCGTGAAGGAGGACGACAAGTTGATCTTTCACCGGCATCCGGTGGCCCAGAGCACAGACGCCATCAGGGGCAAAGTTGGGTACACACGTGGACTGCACGTATGGCAGATCACATGGGCCATGAGGCAACGAGGCACGCATGCCGTGGTGGGAGTGGCCACAGCAGATGCCCCTCTGCACTCTGTTGGGTACACAACCCTTGTAGGAAATAACCATGAATCCTGGGGCTGGGACCTGGGACGTAACCGTCTCTACCATGACGGCAAGAACCAGCCAAGTAAAACATACCCGGCCTTTCTGGAGCCAGATGAGACATTCATTGTCCCTGACTCCTTTCTTGTGGCCCTGGACATGGATGATGGGACTTTGAGTTTCATCGTGGATGGACAGTACATGGGAGTGGCTTTCCGGGGACTCAAGGGTAAAAAGCTGTATCCTGTGGTGAGTGCCGTCTGGGGCCACTGTGAGATCCGCATGCGCTACTTGAACGGACTTGATC CTGAGCCCCTGCCACTCATGGACCTGTGCCGGCGTTCCGTGCGCCTAGCGCTGGGAAAGGAACGTCTGGGTGCCATCCCCGCTCTGCCGCTACCTGCCtccctcaaagcctacctcctgTACCAGTGA